Proteins encoded together in one Janthinobacterium tructae window:
- a CDS encoding 3-deoxy-7-phosphoheptulonate synthase, with protein sequence MNTPDIENINVTSFAPMPTPAELHAKLPLSESAFDTVSRGREALRNIIDRKDQRLFVVVGPCSIHDPVAGLDYARRLKALQEEVKDTMLLVMRVYFEKPRTTTGWKGYINDPYMDDSFKVNEGMEKARQFLLDVCELGMPTATEALDPISPQYLGDLIAWTAIGARTTESQTHREMSSGLSTPVGFKNGTDGDISIAVNAILSSAHPHSFLGINAEGNVAIVRTRGNAYGHVVLRGGDGRPNYDSVSIAIAEQALAKAKLPANLVVDCSHANSYKKPELQPLVMADVVNQIRQGNHSLVGVMIESNIVGGNQKIPQDLSQLTYGCSVTDGCIDWDTTATMLRDAHAHLLNRPA encoded by the coding sequence ATGAATACGCCAGACATCGAAAATATCAACGTCACTTCCTTCGCGCCCATGCCGACACCGGCCGAACTGCACGCCAAACTGCCGCTGTCGGAGAGTGCCTTCGACACCGTCAGCCGCGGCCGTGAAGCGCTGCGCAATATCATCGACCGCAAGGACCAGCGCCTGTTCGTCGTCGTCGGTCCGTGCTCGATCCACGACCCCGTCGCCGGCCTCGATTACGCGCGCCGCCTGAAAGCGCTGCAAGAGGAAGTCAAGGACACGATGCTGCTGGTGATGCGCGTGTATTTCGAAAAACCGCGTACCACCACGGGCTGGAAAGGCTATATCAACGACCCGTACATGGACGATTCGTTCAAGGTCAACGAAGGCATGGAAAAGGCGCGCCAGTTCCTGCTCGACGTGTGCGAACTGGGCATGCCTACCGCCACCGAAGCGCTGGACCCGATCTCGCCGCAATACCTGGGCGACCTGATCGCCTGGACGGCTATCGGCGCGCGCACCACGGAATCGCAGACGCACCGCGAAATGTCGTCGGGCCTGTCGACGCCAGTCGGCTTCAAGAACGGCACCGATGGCGACATCAGCATCGCCGTCAACGCGATCCTGTCGTCGGCGCACCCGCACTCCTTCCTGGGCATCAACGCCGAAGGCAATGTCGCCATCGTGCGCACGCGCGGCAACGCGTACGGCCACGTGGTACTGCGCGGCGGTGACGGCCGCCCGAACTACGATTCGGTTTCGATCGCCATCGCCGAACAGGCGCTGGCCAAGGCCAAGCTGCCGGCCAACCTGGTGGTCGACTGCTCGCACGCGAACAGCTATAAAAAGCCGGAACTGCAGCCGCTGGTGATGGCCGACGTGGTCAACCAGATCCGCCAGGGCAACCACTCGCTGGTGGGCGTGATGATCGAATCGAACATCGTCGGTGGCAACCAGAAGATCCCGCAAGACCTGTCGCAACTGACCTACGGCTGCTCCGTCACCGACGGCTGCATCGACTGGGACACGACGGCCACCATGCTGCGCGATGCGCATGCACATTTGCTCAATCGCCCGGCGTAA
- the rpoD gene encoding RNA polymerase sigma factor RpoD, whose amino-acid sequence MPIKKPESKAAAKPTKVTTKAEKALDRPEARVTSAPVVSQTTDAATLAAIDTSGYVLPSVKVPGRRGRKPKEFQPENDEVAALNAVERAELKAVDKAKAKDRKAKERALLKDAFSSDTEASEEELERRRQKLKTLIKFGKERGFLTYAEINDHLPENIVDPEAIEGIIGTFNDMGIAVYEHAPDAETLLLSDNVAVVTSDDEAEAAAEAALSTVDSDFGRTTDPVRMYMREMGSVELLTREGEIEIAKRIEDGLKDMIQAISACPVTIAEIIAAADRIANEEIKIDEIVDGLVDESEPVAAAPVVAAPVEEDEEEGEAEEEEVEEEEEANASGAAGFSAEQLETLKRTALEKFAVISQQFDKMRRAFEKEGYNSKPYAKAQDAISQELLGIRFTAKVVEKLCDTLRGQVDEVRHIEKQILDVAVNRCGMPRAHFIKVFPGNETNLDWVDGEVNAGHAYSAILGRNIPTVKELQQRLIDLQARVVLPLPDLRNINRQMAAGEMKARKAKREMTEANLRLVISIAKKYTNRGLQFLDLIQEGNIGLMKAVDKFEYRRGYKFSTYATWWIRQAITRSIADQARTIRIPVHMIETINKMNRISRQILQETGAEPDPATLAIKMEMPEDKIRKIMKIAKEPISMETPIGDDDDSHLGDFIEDNNTLAPADAALHASMRGVVKDVLDSLTPREAKVLRMRFGIEMSTDHTLEEVGKQFDVTRERIRQIEAKALRKLRHPSRSDKLKSFLEGN is encoded by the coding sequence GTGCCAATCAAGAAACCCGAATCCAAAGCGGCTGCAAAGCCCACTAAAGTTACCACGAAAGCCGAAAAGGCGCTCGACCGGCCAGAAGCGCGCGTGACCAGCGCGCCCGTGGTCAGCCAGACCACCGACGCCGCCACCCTGGCGGCCATCGATACGTCCGGGTATGTCTTGCCGTCGGTAAAAGTGCCAGGCCGCCGCGGCCGCAAGCCAAAAGAATTCCAGCCAGAAAATGATGAAGTCGCTGCCCTGAACGCCGTCGAGCGGGCCGAACTGAAGGCCGTCGACAAGGCCAAGGCCAAGGACCGCAAGGCGAAAGAGCGCGCACTGCTGAAAGACGCATTCTCGTCCGACACGGAAGCGAGCGAGGAAGAACTCGAGCGCCGGCGCCAGAAACTCAAGACCCTGATCAAGTTCGGCAAGGAACGCGGTTTCCTGACCTACGCGGAAATCAACGATCACTTGCCTGAAAACATCGTCGATCCGGAAGCCATCGAAGGCATCATCGGTACCTTCAATGACATGGGCATCGCCGTCTACGAACACGCGCCCGATGCGGAAACGTTGTTGCTGTCCGATAACGTTGCCGTCGTCACCAGCGACGACGAGGCAGAAGCGGCGGCCGAGGCCGCATTGTCGACCGTCGACTCCGACTTTGGCCGCACCACCGACCCCGTGCGCATGTACATGCGCGAAATGGGCTCGGTCGAGCTGCTGACGCGCGAAGGCGAGATCGAGATTGCCAAGCGCATCGAAGATGGCTTGAAAGACATGATCCAGGCCATTTCCGCCTGTCCCGTGACGATCGCCGAGATCATCGCCGCCGCCGACCGCATCGCCAACGAAGAGATCAAGATCGACGAAATCGTCGATGGCCTCGTCGATGAAAGCGAACCGGTCGCCGCCGCGCCTGTCGTGGCCGCTCCCGTTGAAGAAGACGAGGAAGAAGGCGAAGCGGAAGAAGAGGAAGTCGAAGAAGAGGAAGAGGCGAACGCTTCCGGCGCGGCCGGCTTCTCCGCCGAGCAGCTGGAAACGCTGAAACGCACGGCGCTGGAAAAATTTGCCGTCATTTCGCAGCAGTTCGACAAGATGCGCCGCGCTTTCGAGAAAGAAGGCTACAACTCGAAGCCCTACGCCAAGGCGCAGGACGCCATTTCGCAAGAGTTGCTGGGTATCCGCTTCACCGCCAAGGTGGTGGAAAAGCTGTGCGACACCCTGCGCGGCCAGGTCGACGAAGTGCGCCATATCGAGAAACAGATTCTCGACGTGGCCGTGAACCGCTGCGGCATGCCGCGCGCCCACTTCATCAAGGTTTTCCCCGGCAACGAAACCAACCTGGACTGGGTCGATGGCGAAGTCAATGCAGGACACGCGTACAGCGCCATCCTGGGTCGCAACATTCCGACCGTCAAGGAACTGCAGCAGCGCCTGATCGACCTGCAGGCGCGGGTCGTGCTGCCGCTGCCGGACTTGCGCAACATCAACCGCCAGATGGCGGCCGGTGAAATGAAGGCGCGCAAGGCCAAGCGCGAAATGACGGAGGCCAACTTGCGCCTGGTTATTTCGATCGCCAAGAAATACACGAACCGCGGTTTGCAATTCCTCGATCTGATCCAGGAAGGCAATATCGGCCTGATGAAGGCGGTCGACAAGTTCGAGTACCGCCGCGGCTACAAGTTCTCGACCTATGCGACCTGGTGGATCCGCCAGGCCATCACGCGTTCGATCGCCGACCAGGCCCGCACGATCCGCATTCCCGTGCACATGATCGAGACGATCAACAAGATGAACCGGATCTCACGCCAGATCCTGCAGGAAACCGGCGCGGAACCCGATCCGGCTACGCTGGCGATCAAGATGGAAATGCCCGAGGATAAGATCCGCAAGATCATGAAAATCGCCAAGGAACCGATTTCGATGGAAACGCCGATCGGCGACGACGACGATTCCCACCTGGGCGACTTCATCGAGGACAACAACACCCTGGCACCGGCCGACGCAGCCCTGCACGCGTCCATGCGGGGCGTGGTCAAGGACGTGCTCGATTCCCTGACGCCACGCGAAGCGAAAGTGCTGCGCATGCGTTTCGGCATCGAAATGTCCACCGACCACACGCTGGAAGAAGTAGGCAAGCAATTTGACGTGACGCGCGAGCGCATCCGCCAGATCGAAGCCAAGGCGCTGCGCAAGCTGCGCCACCCATCGCGCTCCGACAAGCTGAAAAGCTTCTTGGAAGGCAACTAG
- the tsaD gene encoding tRNA (adenosine(37)-N6)-threonylcarbamoyltransferase complex transferase subunit TsaD encodes MIVLGVESSCDETGLALYDTQRGLLSHALYSQVAMHEQYGGVVPELASRDHIRRAIPLLEETLTKAGITLPEIDAIAYTQGPGLAGALLVGSSVACSLGLAINKPVLGIHHLEGHLLSPLLASEPPQFPFIALLVSGGHTQLMRVDGVGQYTMLGETLDDAAGEAFDKSAKLLGLGYPGGPAISRLAEFGDPLAYKLPRPMLHSKDFNFSFSGLKTAVLTVVKNHEEKVIANICEQDKANIARGFVDAIVDVLTAKCVAALKHTGLKRLVIAGGVGANAQLRASLNAAAAKKRFKVYYPELEFCTDNGAMIAFAGAMRLQINPNAAKYDYSFNVRPRWPLDEIREV; translated from the coding sequence ATGATTGTTCTTGGCGTCGAATCCTCCTGTGACGAAACCGGCCTGGCCTTGTACGACACGCAACGCGGCCTGCTGTCGCACGCCCTCTATTCGCAAGTCGCCATGCACGAGCAATATGGCGGCGTGGTGCCCGAACTGGCGTCGCGCGACCATATCCGCCGCGCCATCCCGCTGCTGGAGGAGACTCTGACGAAGGCCGGCATCACCCTGCCCGAGATCGACGCCATCGCCTACACGCAAGGTCCGGGCCTGGCCGGCGCGCTGCTGGTCGGTTCCTCCGTCGCTTGCAGCCTGGGCCTGGCCATCAACAAGCCGGTGCTGGGCATCCACCACCTGGAAGGCCATCTGCTGTCGCCATTGCTGGCGTCCGAACCGCCGCAATTCCCCTTCATCGCGCTGCTGGTGTCGGGCGGCCACACGCAGCTGATGCGCGTCGATGGCGTGGGCCAGTACACCATGCTGGGCGAAACGCTCGATGATGCGGCCGGCGAAGCGTTCGACAAGTCGGCCAAGCTGCTGGGCCTCGGTTATCCGGGCGGCCCCGCCATTTCACGCCTGGCCGAATTCGGCGATCCGCTGGCGTACAAGCTGCCGCGCCCCATGCTGCACTCGAAGGATTTCAATTTCAGCTTTTCCGGCCTGAAGACGGCCGTGCTGACGGTGGTGAAGAACCATGAAGAAAAAGTCATCGCCAATATCTGCGAACAGGACAAGGCGAATATCGCGCGCGGCTTCGTCGACGCCATCGTCGACGTGCTGACGGCCAAATGCGTGGCGGCGCTCAAGCACACGGGCTTGAAACGCCTGGTGATCGCCGGCGGCGTGGGCGCCAACGCGCAGCTGCGCGCATCGCTCAACGCGGCCGCCGCCAAGAAGCGTTTCAAGGTGTATTACCCGGAGCTGGAATTCTGTACCGACAACGGCGCCATGATCGCCTTTGCCGGCGCCATGCGCCTGCAGATCAACCCAAACGCCGCCAAGTACGATTACTCGTTCAACGTGCGCCCGCGCTGGCCGCTGGACGAAATCCGCGAAGTCTGA
- a CDS encoding NAD(P)/FAD-dependent oxidoreductase: MAKQFDVAVIGAGAAGMMCAAVAAQQGKRVVLIDHAAKLAEKIRISGGGRCNFTNINATPQNFLSENPHFCKSALSRYTPQDFLALVKKYRIGYHEKHKGQQFCNESAEQIIDMLKDECAAGGVHWRMPCKIDNVAQQADGGFVLQTDGGDIETASIVIATGGLSIPKIGATDFAYRIAKQFDLMMVEPRPALVPLTFDADSWAPFAELSGIALEVDVETGSLKGRKATGARFREDLLFTHRGLSGPAILQISSYWLPGEPIVINLLPEVDVAQTLIEGKGTLKKQLGNIVAQWLPQRLADCLLTVNGLAPDARIADMPDTQLRKLGQAINAWSIVPNGSEGYRKAEVTRGGIDTRELSQQTMMANKVPGLYFIGEAVDVTGWLGGYNFQWAWASGVAAGIALQ; the protein is encoded by the coding sequence ATGGCAAAACAATTTGATGTGGCAGTGATCGGCGCGGGCGCGGCCGGCATGATGTGTGCGGCTGTTGCCGCCCAGCAAGGCAAGCGCGTGGTGTTGATCGATCACGCGGCCAAGCTGGCCGAAAAGATCCGCATCTCGGGTGGTGGACGGTGTAATTTCACTAATATTAACGCCACTCCGCAAAATTTCCTCTCGGAAAATCCGCATTTCTGCAAAAGCGCGCTGTCGCGCTATACGCCGCAGGATTTCCTCGCGCTGGTGAAAAAATACCGCATCGGCTACCACGAGAAGCACAAGGGCCAGCAATTCTGCAATGAATCGGCCGAGCAGATCATCGACATGCTCAAGGACGAGTGCGCCGCTGGCGGCGTGCACTGGCGCATGCCGTGCAAGATCGACAATGTTGCCCAGCAAGCTGATGGTGGCTTCGTGCTGCAGACCGATGGCGGCGACATCGAGACGGCCAGCATCGTCATCGCCACGGGCGGGCTGTCGATCCCGAAGATCGGCGCCACGGATTTTGCCTACCGCATCGCCAAGCAATTCGATCTGATGATGGTCGAGCCGCGTCCGGCCCTGGTGCCGCTGACGTTCGATGCGGACAGCTGGGCGCCGTTCGCGGAACTGTCCGGCATCGCCCTGGAAGTGGATGTGGAAACGGGCAGCCTGAAAGGCCGCAAGGCAACGGGTGCGCGTTTCCGCGAAGATTTGTTATTTACCCATCGCGGCCTGTCCGGTCCGGCAATTTTGCAAATTTCCAGTTACTGGCTGCCGGGCGAGCCCATCGTCATCAACCTGCTGCCGGAAGTGGACGTGGCGCAGACCTTGATCGAAGGCAAGGGCACCTTGAAGAAGCAGTTGGGCAATATCGTCGCGCAATGGCTGCCGCAGCGCCTGGCTGACTGCTTGCTGACCGTCAACGGCCTGGCCCCGGATGCGCGCATCGCCGACATGCCCGACACCCAGCTGCGCAAGCTGGGGCAGGCCATCAATGCCTGGTCCATTGTGCCGAACGGCTCCGAAGGCTACCGCAAGGCCGAAGTGACACGGGGCGGCATCGACACGCGCGAACTGTCGCAGCAGACCATGATGGCCAACAAGGTGCCGGGCCTGTACTTCATCGGCGAAGCGGTCGACGTGACGGGCTGGCTGGGCGGCTACAACTTCCAGTGGGCCTGGGCTTCCGGTGTGGCGGCAGGTATTGCCTTGCAATAA
- the ybiB gene encoding DNA-binding protein YbiB → MTTVSIPHADVAGEPFPAARFIKEIGRGKNGARSMTRMDASALYRAMLEGRVSDLELGGILLSMRIKGESVDEIAGFLDAAEASFAPLVAPAGEFAPIIIPSYNGARKMANLTALLALLLARAGAPVLVHGVTSDPGRITTAEVLAALGVPASADHAQAEAAMMRGEAAFLSIASLAPRLAHMLSLRRVLGVRNSTHTLVKIMQPFAGPALRLVSYTHPEYLEMLGEYFLTASDPARGDAFLMRGTEGETVANANKAQQIDWFHGSERTVLVEKQLLVDELPHLPAERDAATTAAWIAAVLRGEVPVPPSIAGQVEQCLMASRQIAARPR, encoded by the coding sequence ATGACGACTGTTTCCATCCCCCATGCCGATGTGGCCGGTGAGCCATTCCCCGCTGCACGTTTCATCAAAGAAATAGGACGCGGCAAGAACGGCGCGCGCAGCATGACGCGCATGGACGCTAGCGCCCTGTACCGCGCCATGCTCGAGGGCCGCGTGTCGGACCTGGAACTGGGCGGCATTTTGTTATCGATGCGCATCAAGGGTGAGTCCGTGGACGAGATCGCCGGTTTCCTCGATGCGGCCGAAGCGTCGTTCGCCCCGCTGGTCGCGCCGGCAGGTGAATTTGCGCCGATCATCATTCCCAGCTATAACGGCGCGCGCAAGATGGCCAATCTGACGGCCTTGCTGGCGCTGCTGCTGGCGCGCGCGGGGGCGCCCGTGCTCGTGCATGGCGTGACGAGCGACCCCGGCCGCATCACCACCGCAGAAGTGCTGGCCGCGCTGGGCGTGCCCGCCTCGGCGGACCATGCGCAAGCCGAGGCCGCCATGATGCGCGGGGAAGCCGCCTTTTTGTCCATAGCATCACTGGCGCCGCGCCTGGCACACATGCTGTCGCTGCGACGCGTGCTGGGCGTGCGCAATTCCACGCATACCCTGGTGAAGATCATGCAGCCGTTCGCCGGGCCGGCCCTGCGCCTGGTGTCGTACACGCACCCGGAATACCTGGAAATGCTCGGCGAATATTTCCTGACTGCCTCTGATCCTGCGCGCGGCGATGCTTTCCTGATGCGCGGTACGGAAGGCGAGACGGTGGCCAACGCCAACAAGGCGCAGCAGATCGACTGGTTTCACGGGAGCGAACGCACGGTGCTGGTGGAAAAGCAGTTGCTGGTGGACGAGTTGCCGCATCTGCCCGCCGAGCGCGATGCGGCCACCACGGCCGCCTGGATCGCTGCCGTGCTGCGCGGCGAGGTGCCCGTGCCGCCGTCGATCGCCGGGCAAGTGGAGCAATGCCTGATGGCATCGCGGCAGATTGCTGCACGGCCGCGCTAG
- a CDS encoding GatB/YqeY domain-containing protein, with the protein MSLKEQITEDMKNAMRAKEAGKLGTIRLLLAEIKRKEVDERIELTDAHVTAIVEKMIKQRKDSITQFEAGGRADLADIEKAELVHLAGYMPAGLSDEEVAAEVAAAVAASGAAGPQDMGKVMAIVKPKLAGRADMTVVSALVKKALTPAA; encoded by the coding sequence ATGAGCTTGAAAGAACAAATTACCGAAGACATGAAAAACGCCATGCGCGCCAAGGAAGCGGGCAAGCTGGGCACGATTCGCCTGTTGCTGGCGGAAATCAAGCGCAAGGAAGTCGACGAGCGCATCGAATTGACGGATGCCCACGTGACGGCCATCGTGGAAAAAATGATCAAGCAGCGCAAGGATTCGATCACCCAGTTCGAAGCCGGTGGCCGTGCCGACCTGGCCGACATCGAAAAAGCCGAGCTGGTGCACCTGGCGGGCTACATGCCTGCAGGCCTGTCGGATGAAGAAGTGGCGGCCGAAGTGGCTGCCGCCGTGGCCGCCTCGGGCGCCGCCGGTCCGCAAGATATGGGCAAGGTCATGGCCATCGTCAAGCCGAAGCTGGCCGGTCGCGCCGACATGACGGTGGTGTCCGCCCTGGTCAAGAAAGCCCTGACGCCGGCAGCGTAA
- a CDS encoding nitrite reductase (NAD(P)H) small subunit — MPEQWKMICRLKDMPQAGARMVQRGLAWQDLPGVALFRALDDTVYALLDTVPCLGGPLAHGVLMEKNLMGPKNSWIIELDSGRLVAPVQGMARMYAVRILEGRIYLDVNELNIPASKAEQALAGSFAVLPHVQMA, encoded by the coding sequence ATGCCGGAACAATGGAAAATGATTTGCCGCCTGAAGGACATGCCGCAGGCGGGCGCGCGCATGGTGCAGCGGGGACTGGCGTGGCAGGACTTGCCGGGCGTGGCGCTGTTTCGCGCGCTTGACGACACGGTGTACGCGCTGCTCGACACGGTGCCTTGCCTGGGCGGCCCGCTGGCGCATGGGGTGCTGATGGAGAAAAACCTGATGGGGCCGAAGAACAGCTGGATCATCGAGCTCGATTCGGGCCGCCTGGTGGCGCCCGTGCAGGGCATGGCGCGCATGTACGCCGTGCGCATCCTGGAGGGGCGCATCTACCTGGACGTCAATGAACTCAATATCCCGGCCAGCAAGGCCGAACAGGCGCTGGCGGGATCGTTCGCCGTGCTGCCGCATGTGCAGATGGCGTGA
- the eutC gene encoding ethanolamine ammonia-lyase subunit EutC: MVIKDTFGDSSWQALRRHTAARIALGRHGVSVPTSAQLAFQLAHAQARDAVHLALDGEALARALAAQGQDCVQLHSAAATRAEYLQRPDLGRRLDDVSRARLVTGATRVDLALVAADGLSALAIQRHAAPFLAALRARLAAEAWTLSPVYVVAQGRVAIGDEVGQLLQAKAVLVLIGERPGLSSPDSLGLYLTWAPTVGLLDERRNCISNVRPEGLAYAPAAYRLHYLLSQAFSRQLSGVALKDETVEEGAALAGSRNFLLE, from the coding sequence ATGGTTATCAAGGACACCTTTGGCGACAGTTCCTGGCAAGCCCTGCGCCGGCATACGGCGGCGCGCATTGCGCTCGGGCGCCACGGCGTGAGCGTGCCGACCAGCGCGCAGCTGGCGTTCCAGCTGGCCCACGCACAGGCGCGCGACGCCGTGCACCTGGCGCTCGATGGCGAGGCCCTGGCACGGGCCCTGGCAGCGCAAGGGCAAGACTGCGTGCAGCTGCATAGCGCCGCCGCCACGCGCGCCGAGTATCTGCAGCGCCCCGACCTGGGACGCCGGCTTGACGACGTTTCACGCGCGCGGCTGGTGACCGGTGCTACGCGAGTCGACCTGGCGCTGGTGGCGGCCGATGGCCTGTCGGCGCTGGCGATACAACGCCACGCGGCACCGTTCCTCGCCGCCCTGCGCGCACGGCTGGCGGCAGAAGCGTGGACGCTGTCGCCGGTGTACGTCGTGGCGCAGGGGCGGGTGGCCATCGGCGACGAGGTGGGGCAATTGCTGCAGGCGAAGGCTGTGCTGGTGCTGATCGGCGAGCGGCCGGGCCTGAGTTCCCCGGACAGCCTGGGCCTGTATCTGACGTGGGCACCCACAGTGGGCTTGCTGGACGAGCGGCGCAACTGCATCTCGAACGTGCGTCCCGAGGGCCTGGCGTATGCGCCGGCCGCGTACCGGCTGCACTACCTGCTGTCGCAGGCGTTCAGCCGGCAGTTGTCGGGCGTGGCATTGAAGGATGAAACGGTGGAAGAGGGCGCGGCCCTGGCGGGCTCGCGCAACTTCCTGCTGGAGTGA
- the dnaG gene encoding DNA primase, whose product MIPQSFISDLLNRVDIVDVVGRYVQLKKGGANFMGLCPFHSEKSPSFTVSPTKQFYHCFGCGAHGTSIGFLIEYSGMGFVDAVKDLAQNVGMVVPEADDKIPPAQRAQIQAQSLALSDAMTQACDYYRGQLRHAPEAIAYLKNRGLTGEVAARFGMGFAPGGWDNLRSVFPDYDVTALAEAGLVIDKVDEEGNNRKRYDRFRERIMFPIRNTKGQVIAFGGRVLDHGEPKYLNSPETPLFSKGFELYGLFEARQAIRDAGYVLVTEGYMDVVALAQMGFPQAVATLGTACTPTHVQKLLRQTDNVIFSFDGDKAGRRAARRALEASLAHVSDNKTIKFLFLPSEHDPDSYIREFGTEGFEQQVHEAMPLSQFLLKEVSGEHDLSEPEGRARVQFDAKPLLQLMAPSSLRLQIVRGLAQLTQSTPAEIEALFELAKPVAVARRAPPKSGRPVPVGLELKIMRMLVAHPPLSLRIDEAALTAFQHLGPDAAHSLGQLVAVGQALGEHGSFAALAQQLKELGSEYDEIIGEIAAGTESDYDSELSWLVSTIREIKLNALKAELQQLFASGLPSEKIGVRYREITQEQGELERERDAELVNR is encoded by the coding sequence GTGATACCTCAATCCTTCATTTCCGATTTGCTCAACCGCGTCGATATCGTCGATGTGGTGGGCCGCTATGTGCAACTGAAAAAAGGTGGCGCCAATTTCATGGGTTTGTGCCCATTCCACAGTGAAAAATCGCCCAGCTTTACCGTCAGCCCCACCAAGCAGTTCTACCACTGCTTCGGCTGTGGCGCGCATGGCACCTCGATCGGCTTCCTGATCGAATACTCGGGCATGGGCTTTGTCGACGCCGTCAAGGATCTGGCGCAGAACGTGGGCATGGTCGTGCCGGAAGCGGATGACAAGATCCCGCCGGCCCAGCGCGCGCAGATCCAGGCGCAAAGCTTGGCCCTGTCCGACGCCATGACGCAGGCCTGCGATTACTACCGTGGCCAGTTGCGCCACGCACCGGAAGCCATCGCCTACCTGAAGAACCGGGGCTTGACGGGCGAAGTGGCCGCTCGCTTCGGCATGGGTTTTGCGCCCGGCGGCTGGGATAATTTACGTTCCGTCTTCCCCGATTACGACGTGACGGCCCTGGCCGAGGCCGGTCTCGTGATCGACAAGGTCGATGAAGAGGGCAATAACCGCAAGCGCTATGACCGTTTCCGCGAGCGCATCATGTTTCCTATCCGTAATACCAAGGGCCAGGTCATCGCCTTTGGTGGTCGCGTGCTCGACCACGGTGAGCCGAAATACCTGAACTCGCCGGAAACCCCCTTGTTTTCCAAGGGTTTCGAACTATATGGCTTGTTCGAGGCGCGCCAGGCCATCCGCGATGCCGGCTATGTGCTGGTGACGGAGGGTTATATGGACGTGGTGGCGCTGGCGCAGATGGGTTTCCCGCAGGCGGTGGCGACCCTGGGCACGGCGTGCACGCCCACCCACGTACAAAAACTGCTGCGCCAGACCGATAACGTGATTTTCAGCTTTGACGGCGACAAGGCCGGCCGCCGCGCCGCCCGCCGGGCGCTGGAAGCGAGCCTGGCCCACGTGTCGGATAACAAGACGATTAAATTCCTGTTCCTGCCGTCGGAACATGATCCGGATAGCTATATCCGCGAATTCGGCACCGAAGGTTTTGAGCAGCAAGTGCATGAAGCCATGCCGCTGTCGCAATTCTTGCTGAAAGAAGTGTCGGGCGAGCATGATTTGTCGGAACCGGAAGGGCGTGCCCGCGTGCAGTTCGACGCCAAGCCCCTGCTGCAGCTGATGGCGCCGTCGTCCCTTCGCCTGCAGATCGTGCGCGGCCTGGCGCAGCTGACGCAGTCCACGCCGGCCGAGATCGAAGCCCTGTTCGAGTTGGCGAAACCCGTTGCCGTGGCGCGCCGCGCGCCGCCGAAATCGGGCCGCCCCGTGCCCGTGGGACTGGAATTGAAGATCATGCGCATGCTGGTGGCGCATCCGCCCCTGAGCCTGCGCATCGACGAAGCCGCCCTGACCGCTTTCCAGCACCTGGGACCGGATGCCGCCCACAGCCTGGGGCAGCTGGTGGCCGTGGGGCAGGCGCTGGGCGAGCATGGCAGTTTCGCCGCGCTGGCGCAGCAGTTGAAGGAGCTGGGCAGCGAATACGACGAGATCATCGGCGAGATTGCGGCCGGCACGGAATCCGATTACGACAGCGAATTGTCGTGGCTGGTGAGCACCATCCGCGAGATCAAATTGAATGCATTGAAGGCGGAATTGCAGCAATTGTTTGCGTCGGGTTTGCCATCCGAGAAAATTGGTGTACGCTACCGCGAAATCACGCAGGAGCAAGGCGAGTTGGAGCGTGAACGCGATGCCGAGTTGGTGAATCGCTAA
- the rpsU gene encoding 30S ribosomal protein S21: protein MTTIRLKENEPFEVAMRRFKRTIEKTGLLTELRAREFYEKPTAERKRKLAAAVKRHYKRIRSQQLPKKLF, encoded by the coding sequence ATGACCACTATTCGCCTTAAAGAAAACGAGCCGTTCGAAGTCGCAATGCGTCGCTTCAAACGCACCATCGAAAAAACGGGTCTGCTGACCGAATTGCGCGCACGCGAATTCTACGAAAAGCCAACAGCTGAGCGCAAGCGCAAGCTGGCAGCTGCTGTAAAGCGTCATTACAAACGCATCCGCAGCCAACAACTGCCGAAAAAATTATTCTAA